A stretch of the Mesorhizobium sp. Pch-S genome encodes the following:
- the gcvP gene encoding aminomethyl-transferring glycine dehydrogenase codes for MMTAAPYPFSTRHIGPSVTDARSMLATIGVPSVETLISQAVPKSIRLDRPLDLPAAASEAEALAELAEKMSTNVVLKSFVGLGYHGTHTPPVILRNLFENPAWYTAYTPYQAEISQGRLEMLFNFQTLVTELTGLPVASASLLDEATALAEAVGMAFRHHRDKRPKVAFAGKLHPQTRDVVVTRAEPLGIEVDGDTIDENTAALVVAWPDTYGVYGDHSAKIAEAKAAGVVVIFVADPLALAVSDTPASLGADIAVGSMQRFGVPIGFGGPHAAYCAVSDKLTRLMPGRLVGQSVDTKGRPGFRLALQTREQHIRRDKATSNICTAQALLANMATAYAIWHGPEGLQSIAEHVHGLTARLAAALKAKGHTVLGDSRFDTVTVELKGQAKAKAKEAQTDGRLLRMVNDDLVGICFDETSTEADLQAIAALFGATVADKAERQLPGKRTVQGFLSQPVFHQNRSETDMMRLLRKLADKDLALDRTMIPLGSCTMKLNAAAEMIPVSWPSVANMHPFAPKAHSKGYKAMTDDLERWLAEITGFQAVSLQPNAGSQGEYAGLLAIRRYHASRGESHRNICLIPSSAHGTNPASAAMAGMEVVVVRCMESGDIDMEDMRAKVAAHAANLSALMITYPSTHGVFEEGVKELCQLIHDNGGQVYLDGANLNALVGLARPGDIGGDVCHMNLHKTFCIPHGGGGPGIGPIGVKSHLAPFLPGHIDLGTDYPVSAAPYGSASILPITWMYIRMMGAQGLKQATEAAILSANYIAKRLEGHYPVLYKGANGRVAHECILDTRVLKDSAGITVDDVAKRLIDYGFHAPTMSWPVAGTLMVEPTESEPKHELDRFCEAMISIANEAAKVARGEWPKEDNPLVNAPHTATETLAGDWAHPYTRMEAAYPAADPDTAAKYWPPVSRIDNVAGDRNLVCSCPPLSEYLGAAE; via the coding sequence ATCATGACCGCTGCTCCTTATCCCTTTTCAACCCGGCATATCGGGCCGAGCGTGACCGACGCTCGTTCCATGCTGGCCACCATTGGCGTACCGTCCGTGGAAACGCTGATCTCGCAGGCCGTGCCGAAGTCGATCCGGCTCGACCGTCCGCTCGACCTGCCGGCCGCCGCTTCCGAGGCGGAAGCCTTGGCCGAACTTGCCGAGAAAATGTCGACCAACGTCGTTCTGAAGAGCTTCGTCGGCCTCGGCTATCACGGCACGCACACACCACCGGTGATCCTGCGCAACCTGTTCGAGAATCCGGCCTGGTACACTGCCTATACGCCCTATCAGGCCGAGATCAGCCAGGGCCGCCTGGAGATGCTGTTCAATTTCCAGACGCTGGTGACGGAATTGACCGGCCTGCCGGTGGCATCCGCTTCGCTGCTGGATGAGGCGACCGCACTTGCGGAAGCAGTCGGCATGGCCTTCCGCCATCACCGCGATAAGCGCCCCAAGGTGGCCTTCGCCGGCAAGCTGCATCCGCAGACCCGCGATGTCGTTGTCACCCGCGCCGAGCCGCTCGGCATCGAGGTCGACGGCGACACAATCGACGAAAACACCGCAGCCCTCGTCGTTGCATGGCCGGACACCTATGGCGTTTATGGCGACCATTCGGCCAAGATCGCTGAAGCGAAGGCCGCAGGCGTGGTCGTCATCTTCGTCGCCGACCCGCTGGCTCTCGCGGTCAGCGACACGCCGGCCAGCCTTGGCGCCGACATCGCCGTCGGATCCATGCAGCGCTTCGGCGTGCCGATCGGTTTCGGCGGCCCGCACGCAGCCTATTGCGCCGTCTCCGACAAGCTGACCCGCCTGATGCCCGGCCGCCTGGTCGGCCAGTCGGTCGACACCAAGGGCCGGCCAGGCTTCCGCCTTGCCCTGCAGACGCGCGAGCAGCACATCCGCCGCGACAAGGCGACCTCCAACATCTGCACCGCACAGGCATTGCTGGCCAACATGGCGACCGCCTATGCCATCTGGCACGGCCCGGAAGGCCTGCAGAGCATCGCCGAGCATGTCCACGGCCTCACTGCGCGGCTGGCCGCGGCCCTCAAGGCCAAGGGACACACCGTCCTCGGCGACAGCCGCTTCGACACGGTGACAGTCGAACTGAAGGGGCAGGCCAAGGCGAAAGCCAAGGAAGCCCAGACCGACGGGCGGCTGCTGCGCATGGTGAACGACGACCTCGTCGGCATCTGCTTCGACGAGACCTCGACCGAAGCCGACCTGCAGGCGATCGCCGCTTTGTTCGGCGCGACGGTTGCCGACAAGGCGGAACGCCAGTTGCCGGGCAAGCGCACCGTGCAAGGTTTCCTGTCGCAGCCGGTCTTCCACCAGAACCGCTCCGAAACCGACATGATGCGTTTGCTGCGCAAGCTGGCGGACAAGGACCTGGCGCTCGACCGCACCATGATTCCGCTCGGGTCCTGCACCATGAAGCTCAACGCCGCCGCCGAGATGATCCCGGTGAGCTGGCCGAGTGTCGCCAACATGCATCCGTTCGCGCCAAAGGCGCACTCGAAGGGCTACAAGGCGATGACCGATGATCTCGAGCGCTGGCTGGCGGAAATCACCGGCTTCCAGGCAGTCTCGCTGCAGCCGAACGCAGGCAGCCAGGGTGAATATGCCGGCCTGCTGGCCATCCGCCGCTACCACGCCTCGCGCGGCGAGTCGCACCGCAATATCTGCCTCATCCCCTCCTCCGCGCACGGCACCAATCCGGCCAGCGCGGCAATGGCGGGCATGGAAGTGGTGGTGGTGCGCTGCATGGAAAGCGGCGACATCGACATGGAGGACATGCGCGCCAAGGTGGCCGCCCATGCCGCCAACCTCTCCGCCCTGATGATCACCTATCCTTCGACGCATGGCGTGTTCGAGGAAGGCGTGAAGGAGTTGTGCCAGCTGATCCACGACAATGGCGGCCAGGTCTATCTCGACGGTGCCAACCTCAATGCGCTGGTCGGTCTCGCCCGTCCCGGCGACATTGGCGGCGACGTCTGTCACATGAACCTGCACAAGACCTTCTGCATCCCGCATGGCGGCGGCGGTCCCGGCATCGGGCCGATCGGCGTCAAGTCGCACCTGGCACCGTTCCTGCCCGGACACATCGACCTCGGCACGGACTACCCGGTCTCGGCAGCGCCCTACGGCAGTGCGTCGATCCTGCCGATCACCTGGATGTACATCCGCATGATGGGCGCTCAGGGCCTCAAGCAGGCGACGGAAGCTGCAATCCTGTCGGCCAACTACATCGCCAAGCGGCTCGAGGGGCACTATCCAGTGCTCTACAAGGGCGCCAACGGGCGTGTCGCGCATGAGTGCATCCTCGACACGCGGGTGCTGAAAGACAGCGCCGGCATCACCGTCGACGACGTCGCCAAGCGGCTCATCGACTATGGCTTCCATGCGCCGACCATGTCCTGGCCGGTGGCCGGCACGCTGATGGTGGAGCCGACCGAGTCCGAGCCCAAGCATGAGCTCGACCGGTTCTGCGAGGCGATGATTTCGATCGCCAACGAGGCCGCCAAGGTTGCCAGGGGTGAATGGCCGAAGGAAGACAATCCGCTGGTCAATGCCCCGCATACTGCAACCGAGACGCTTGCTGGCGACTGGGCTCATCCTTACACGCGGATGGAAGCGGCCTACCCG
- the gcvH gene encoding glycine cleavage system protein GcvH, with the protein MAKTYFTEDHEWLSVDGNVATVGITDYAQEQLGDLVFVDLPEVGRKLAKGDTAVVVESVKAASDVYAPLDGEITEVNGALSGDPALVNSAATTDGWLWKMKLADEGQLAGLLDEAGYKAHIG; encoded by the coding sequence ATGGCCAAGACCTATTTCACCGAAGATCACGAGTGGCTGAGCGTCGACGGCAACGTCGCTACCGTCGGCATCACCGACTATGCCCAGGAACAGCTCGGCGATCTGGTCTTCGTCGACCTGCCGGAAGTCGGTCGTAAGCTTGCCAAGGGCGACACCGCTGTCGTGGTCGAGTCGGTCAAGGCGGCTTCGGACGTCTATGCGCCGCTCGATGGCGAGATTACCGAAGTGAACGGTGCGCTCTCCGGCGATCCGGCACTGGTCAACTCCGCCGCCACCACCGACGGCTGGCTCTGGAAGATGAAGCTCGCTGATGAAGGTCAGCTTGCCGGACTTCTCGATGAAGCCGGCTACAAAGCCCATATCGGCTAA
- the gcvT gene encoding glycine cleavage system aminomethyltransferase GcvT gives MTGEATKTLPLEDLHQAAGAKFGAFAGWSMPLTYPAGVMKEHQHTREHVGLFDISHMKLFAVSGPGAASLLNRACPIDAAALEVSQSKLTFFLNDQAGILDDLIVTRLGAERFMVVANAGNAVADEAHLKALARDFDARVEPLDRVFLAIQGPEAEAVLAEAGVDGSTLTFMHGFEPRPNWFMSRSGYTGEDGFEIGLPEADARVLVTQLLADERAMWIGLAARDSLRLEAGLCLHGNDISPDTDPASGALMWAVPKEIRASGTFIGAEALRAIVEKGAKQKRVGLKPEGRQPVRGGAALFDADGNPAGTVTSGGFGPSAGHPVAMGYVSSALAKAGTKLFADVRGTRVPIEVSALPFTPHHYRKG, from the coding sequence ATGACGGGCGAAGCCACCAAGACCCTTCCACTCGAAGATCTGCATCAGGCAGCGGGCGCCAAATTCGGTGCCTTTGCCGGCTGGTCCATGCCGCTGACCTATCCGGCCGGCGTCATGAAGGAACACCAGCACACACGCGAGCATGTCGGCCTGTTCGACATCTCGCATATGAAGCTGTTTGCAGTAAGCGGTCCCGGTGCCGCGTCCCTGCTCAACCGCGCCTGCCCGATCGACGCTGCGGCGCTGGAAGTCTCGCAGTCGAAGCTCACTTTCTTTCTGAACGACCAGGCTGGCATCCTCGATGACCTGATCGTCACGCGGTTGGGGGCCGAGCGCTTCATGGTCGTCGCCAATGCCGGCAACGCGGTTGCCGACGAAGCGCATCTCAAGGCACTGGCCAGGGATTTCGACGCGAGGGTCGAACCGCTCGACCGTGTCTTCCTCGCCATCCAGGGCCCCGAGGCCGAGGCCGTCCTGGCGGAAGCCGGCGTCGACGGCAGCACGCTCACCTTCATGCATGGCTTCGAGCCGAGGCCGAACTGGTTCATGAGCCGTTCCGGCTATACTGGCGAGGACGGTTTCGAGATCGGCCTGCCGGAAGCCGATGCGCGCGTACTGGTCACGCAACTGCTGGCCGACGAGCGCGCCATGTGGATCGGGCTTGCCGCCCGCGACAGCCTGCGGCTGGAAGCCGGCCTCTGTCTGCACGGCAACGACATCAGCCCGGATACGGATCCGGCAAGCGGCGCCCTGATGTGGGCGGTACCGAAGGAAATCCGCGCGTCCGGGACGTTCATCGGCGCCGAGGCACTGCGCGCCATCGTCGAAAAGGGTGCCAAACAAAAACGCGTCGGCCTGAAGCCCGAAGGTCGCCAGCCGGTACGCGGTGGCGCCGCCTTGTTCGACGCCGATGGCAATCCCGCAGGCACTGTCACCTCAGGTGGGTTCGGCCCGTCTGCCGGCCATCCGGTCGCCATGGGTTACGTTTCTTCTGCGCTGGCCAAAGCCGGCACCAAGCTGTTCGCCGACGTTCGCGGAACCAGGGTTCCAATCGAGGTCAGCGCCCTTCCCTTCACGCCTCACCATTACCGCAAAGGATAA
- the ald gene encoding alanine dehydrogenase, whose translation MRVGCPKEIKNHEYRVGLTPGSVREYVAHGHEVLVETGAGAGIGADDNAYRAAGAAIAKTAADVFAKSDMIVKVKEPQPNEWVQLREGQILYTYLHLAPDPEQTKGLLASGVTAVAYETVTDDRGGLPLLAPMSEVAGRLSIQAGATALQKANGGRGVLLGGVPGVLPGKVAVIGGGVVGLHAAKMAAGLGADVTILDRSIPRLRYLDDIFGGRVHTRYSTVEALEEECFSADIIVGAVLIPGAAAPKLVTREMLSGMKKGAVLVDVAIDQGGCFETSHATTHAEPTYVVDDIIHYCVANMPGAVPVTSAHALNNATLHYGLQLADKGLKAILDDHHLRNGLNVHKGKITNKAVAEALGYEMVEPKAVLAA comes from the coding sequence ATGCGCGTCGGTTGCCCCAAGGAAATCAAGAACCATGAATATCGGGTCGGCCTGACGCCGGGTTCGGTTCGTGAATATGTCGCCCATGGCCATGAGGTGCTGGTCGAGACCGGCGCAGGTGCCGGCATCGGCGCGGACGACAATGCATACCGCGCGGCAGGCGCGGCCATCGCCAAGACCGCCGCGGACGTGTTCGCCAAGTCCGACATGATCGTCAAGGTCAAGGAGCCACAGCCGAACGAATGGGTGCAGCTGCGCGAAGGCCAGATCCTGTATACCTATCTCCACCTCGCTCCCGATCCAGAACAGACCAAGGGACTGCTTGCTTCCGGCGTCACCGCCGTTGCCTACGAGACCGTAACCGACGACCGCGGCGGTCTTCCGCTGCTAGCGCCGATGTCCGAGGTGGCCGGCCGCCTGTCGATCCAGGCTGGTGCGACCGCGCTGCAAAAGGCCAATGGTGGCCGTGGCGTGCTGCTCGGCGGCGTTCCTGGCGTGCTGCCGGGCAAGGTCGCGGTCATCGGCGGCGGTGTCGTCGGCCTCCATGCGGCCAAGATGGCTGCAGGCCTTGGTGCCGACGTGACCATCCTCGACCGCTCCATCCCGCGTCTGCGCTATCTCGACGACATTTTTGGTGGCCGCGTTCACACACGCTATTCGACCGTCGAAGCGCTGGAAGAAGAATGCTTCTCGGCTGACATCATCGTCGGTGCAGTGCTGATCCCGGGCGCAGCAGCCCCCAAGCTGGTGACCCGCGAGATGCTGTCGGGCATGAAGAAGGGCGCCGTGCTTGTCGACGTCGCCATCGACCAGGGCGGCTGTTTCGAGACCTCGCACGCCACCACCCATGCCGAGCCGACCTATGTTGTCGACGACATCATCCACTATTGCGTGGCCAACATGCCGGGCGCCGTGCCGGTCACTTCGGCGCATGCGCTGAACAACGCCACCCTGCATTACGGCCTGCAATTGGCCGACAAGGGCCTGAAGGCCATCCTTGACGACCACCACCTGCGCAACGGCCTCAATGTCCACAAGGGCAAGATCACCAACAAGGCCGTTGCCGAAGCGCTCGGCTACGAGATGGTCGAGCCGAAGGCCGTCCTCGCTGCCTAA
- a CDS encoding Lrp/AsnC family transcriptional regulator translates to MPLDKIDIAILDTLQKDGRIPNAALAERVGLSQSACSRRLDNLEKSGAIRGYHARLSNAALGHQMTAIVHISLSGQFEKTLSDFETAIKRCPNVLSCHLMSGEYDYILRIAARDLADYERIHKEWLSAMPHVTKINSSFALREIVDRTAMGLKPEMA, encoded by the coding sequence ATGCCACTCGACAAGATTGATATCGCTATTCTCGACACGCTTCAGAAGGACGGCCGGATACCCAATGCGGCACTCGCCGAAAGGGTTGGCCTGTCGCAGTCGGCCTGCTCGCGCCGGCTCGACAATCTGGAAAAATCCGGTGCCATTCGCGGCTATCATGCGCGCCTGTCGAACGCAGCTCTCGGCCATCAGATGACGGCCATCGTGCATATATCGCTGTCCGGTCAGTTCGAGAAGACGCTGTCGGATTTCGAGACGGCGATCAAACGATGTCCGAACGTGCTCTCCTGCCATCTGATGTCAGGCGAATATGACTATATCCTGCGCATCGCGGCACGCGATCTGGCCGACTATGAACGCATCCACAAGGAATGGCTGTCGGCTATGCCGCATGTCACGAAAATCAACTCGTCCTTTGCATTGCGCGAAATCGTCGACCGCACGGCCATGGGATTGAAGCCGGAAATGGCCTAG
- a CDS encoding NAD(P)/FAD-dependent oxidoreductase has translation MNSEPHHVVVVGAGFGGLEFVRAITKAPVRVTLIDQRNHHLFQPLLYQVATTSLATSEIAWPVRHLVRREPEVTTLLATVSGVDKDKKQVLLADGSTIAYDTLVLATGARHAYFGHDEWEEFAPGLKTLEDATTIRRRMLLAFERAERETDPAIRQALLTFVIIGGGPTGVELAGTIAELAHATLRGEFRNIDTRDTKVVLIEAGERILPVFRPDLSAYAKSALERLGVTVELGRPVSACDAEGVVFGDQRLAARTIIWAAGVAASPAAQWLGAEADRAGRVVVEDDLTVPGHPEIFVVGDTALAKRGDGRPVPGIAPAAKQAGRHVATTLKSRLAGDNARRPFVYRHQGDLATIGKRAAVIDFGRFSVTGWLAWWLWGIAHIFFLIGLRNRIAVALSWLWIYTTGQRSARLITQGSQSP, from the coding sequence ATGAACAGCGAGCCTCATCATGTGGTTGTGGTCGGCGCGGGTTTTGGCGGCCTGGAATTCGTCAGGGCGATAACCAAAGCACCGGTTCGTGTTACGCTGATCGATCAGCGTAACCATCATCTTTTCCAGCCGCTGCTTTATCAGGTCGCGACGACCTCGCTGGCGACATCCGAAATCGCCTGGCCGGTAAGGCATCTGGTTCGTCGTGAGCCGGAGGTGACGACGCTGCTTGCAACGGTCAGTGGCGTCGACAAGGACAAGAAGCAGGTGTTGCTGGCCGACGGCAGCACGATCGCCTACGACACGCTGGTGCTGGCGACGGGAGCGCGGCACGCCTATTTCGGCCATGACGAGTGGGAAGAATTCGCGCCCGGGCTCAAGACGCTGGAGGACGCGACCACGATCCGCCGGCGCATGCTGCTTGCCTTCGAGCGGGCCGAACGCGAAACCGACCCGGCGATACGCCAGGCTCTGCTCACCTTCGTCATCATCGGCGGCGGTCCGACCGGCGTCGAACTGGCCGGCACCATCGCGGAACTGGCGCATGCCACGTTGCGCGGAGAATTCCGTAACATCGATACCCGCGACACCAAGGTTGTTCTGATCGAAGCAGGAGAACGCATCCTGCCGGTGTTCCGGCCCGACCTGTCAGCCTATGCCAAATCCGCGCTGGAACGGCTCGGCGTGACCGTCGAGCTTGGGCGTCCAGTCTCGGCCTGTGACGCGGAAGGCGTGGTGTTCGGCGATCAGCGACTGGCGGCACGCACGATCATCTGGGCGGCTGGCGTCGCAGCCTCACCAGCGGCGCAATGGCTGGGCGCCGAAGCCGACAGGGCGGGCAGGGTGGTTGTCGAAGACGATCTTACCGTGCCGGGGCATCCCGAAATCTTTGTCGTCGGTGATACGGCACTGGCCAAGCGCGGTGATGGCCGTCCCGTTCCCGGCATAGCTCCAGCCGCCAAGCAGGCAGGCCGCCATGTCGCCACCACGCTGAAGAGCAGGTTGGCCGGAGACAACGCAAGACGGCCGTTCGTCTACAGACATCAGGGTGATCTCGCGACGATCGGCAAGCGTGCCGCGGTCATCGATTTCGGCCGCTTCAGCGTGACTGGATGGCTGGCCTGGTGGCTGTGGGGCATCGCCCACATCTTCTTTCTGATCGGTTTGCGAAACCGGATCGCGGTGGCGTTGAGTTGGCTGTGGATCTATACGACCGGCCAGCGCAGCGCCCGGCTGATCACCCAGGGTTCGCAGTCTCCGTGA
- a CDS encoding 5-formyltetrahydrofolate cyclo-ligase produces MSDNDETMPAQYASPPCFMHELDPAFQQALSDWSDVRRWRKAERERLIAARLAISADVRATKAGRIAEGLDAAIGNVAGKLISLYWPFRGEPDLRGWMESVNERGGRTALPIVVDKDQPLIFRAYRHGDRLERGVWNIPIPAEGDPVVPDVVISPIVGIDPEKYRLGYGGGFFDRTLAALPRKPLVIGIGYELQRITTIYPQPHDIPMDVVVTETANPG; encoded by the coding sequence ATGAGTGACAATGACGAGACAATGCCGGCGCAATACGCTTCGCCACCCTGTTTCATGCACGAACTCGATCCGGCCTTTCAGCAGGCACTTTCCGACTGGAGCGATGTACGACGTTGGCGCAAGGCCGAGCGCGAAAGACTGATTGCTGCGCGGCTCGCCATCTCCGCCGATGTCCGCGCGACAAAGGCCGGACGTATCGCCGAAGGGCTCGATGCCGCTATCGGTAATGTTGCCGGCAAATTGATCAGTCTTTACTGGCCGTTCCGTGGTGAGCCAGATCTGCGCGGCTGGATGGAAAGTGTGAATGAGCGTGGCGGGCGCACCGCATTACCCATCGTCGTTGACAAGGACCAACCGCTGATCTTCCGCGCCTACAGGCATGGCGACAGGCTTGAACGTGGTGTCTGGAATATCCCTATCCCCGCCGAGGGCGATCCGGTCGTTCCCGATGTCGTCATCTCGCCGATCGTCGGTATTGATCCCGAAAAATATAGGCTTGGTTACGGCGGTGGCTTCTTCGACCGCACGCTTGCCGCGTTGCCACGCAAACCGCTGGTCATCGGCATCGGCTATGAGCTGCAGCGCATCACGACCATCTACCCGCAACCGCACGACATCCCGATGGATGTCGTGGTCACGGAGACTGCGAACCCTGGGTGA
- a CDS encoding cyclopropane-fatty-acyl-phospholipid synthase family protein — protein sequence MTEKHRTAPPLTDAVRLDERNFAEIVKGLPAKARMVFKAAMAMPRGSLKVRMPDGRAVLVEGKAPGPNAELVLNNWRLPNRAFTGGTIGVAESYMDGDWESPDVTSFLELFVVNTETGEKVAGGASWIVNTVQRIRHWLNENTRTGSKRNISAHYDLGNAFYQNWLDPSMTYSSALYSTGANDLESAQAAKYRALAKDIGINTQDHVLEIGCGWGGFAEFAAREIGCRVTGLTISREQHDFAKARIQRAGLADKVDIKLQDYRDETGKYDRIASIEMFEAVGEKYWPTFFGKVKECLKPGGTAGFQIITINEAAYKTYRARPDFIQRYVFPGGMLPTPTILKSLGADHGLAYLAERVFAQDYARTLAEWRQRFWASWERIVPLGFDDRFKKLWEFYLHYCEAGFRTSYIDVRQVIYRA from the coding sequence ATGACCGAGAAACACCGAACTGCGCCCCCTTTGACGGACGCCGTCCGTCTCGATGAGCGCAATTTCGCTGAAATCGTCAAAGGGCTCCCGGCCAAGGCACGCATGGTCTTCAAGGCCGCGATGGCCATGCCACGCGGCTCGCTCAAGGTTCGCATGCCCGACGGGCGCGCCGTCCTGGTGGAGGGCAAGGCGCCGGGCCCGAACGCCGAACTGGTGCTGAACAATTGGCGCTTGCCCAACCGCGCCTTCACCGGCGGCACCATAGGGGTCGCGGAATCCTACATGGATGGGGATTGGGAAAGCCCGGACGTGACAAGCTTCCTGGAGCTCTTCGTGGTGAATACGGAAACCGGAGAAAAGGTGGCCGGCGGAGCCAGCTGGATCGTCAACACCGTGCAGCGCATCCGCCACTGGCTGAACGAGAACACCCGCACCGGCTCGAAACGCAACATTTCCGCCCATTACGACCTCGGCAATGCCTTCTATCAGAACTGGCTCGATCCGAGCATGACCTATTCGTCGGCGCTCTATTCGACCGGTGCCAACGACCTCGAAAGCGCGCAGGCCGCGAAGTATCGGGCACTTGCCAAGGACATTGGCATCAACACCCAGGACCATGTTCTCGAGATTGGCTGTGGGTGGGGCGGCTTTGCCGAGTTTGCAGCGCGCGAGATCGGCTGCCGCGTCACCGGCCTCACCATCAGCCGCGAGCAGCATGATTTCGCCAAGGCCCGCATCCAGCGCGCCGGGCTGGCCGACAAGGTCGACATCAAATTGCAGGACTATCGCGACGAAACCGGCAAGTACGACCGCATCGCTTCGATCGAGATGTTCGAGGCGGTTGGCGAAAAATACTGGCCCACCTTCTTCGGCAAGGTGAAGGAATGCCTGAAACCCGGTGGCACCGCTGGTTTCCAGATCATCACTATCAACGAGGCCGCCTACAAGACCTATCGCGCCCGGCCGGATTTCATTCAGCGCTACGTCTTTCCGGGTGGCATGCTGCCTACTCCGACTATCCTGAAATCACTCGGCGCCGATCATGGCCTCGCCTATCTGGCCGAGCGCGTCTTTGCGCAGGATTACGCTCGCACCCTGGCGGAGTGGCGCCAGCGCTTCTGGGCATCCTGGGAGCGCATCGTTCCGCTCGGCTTCGACGATCGCTTCAAGAAGCTCTGGGAGTTCTACCTGCACTACTGCGAAGCGGGCTTCCGCACGAGCTACATCGACGTGCGCCAGGTCATCTACAGGGCCTGA
- a CDS encoding Dabb family protein, translated as MIRHIVFFSVRPGEDVEKVRDGLLALGQIPHSRLFEVTLNSKVDPMCDKIDIVVYAEFEDAAALAAYKAHPVYSATTSKVRPMRELRFSADVVAGG; from the coding sequence TTGATCCGGCACATCGTATTCTTCAGCGTGCGGCCCGGCGAAGACGTCGAAAAGGTCCGTGACGGCCTGCTCGCCCTGGGTCAAATCCCCCATTCACGCCTGTTCGAAGTGACGCTCAACTCCAAGGTCGACCCGATGTGCGACAAGATCGACATCGTCGTCTATGCCGAGTTCGAGGATGCGGCAGCACTCGCCGCCTACAAGGCGCATCCGGTCTATTCGGCAACGACCAGCAAGGTGCGGCCGATGCGCGAACTGCGGTTTTCGGCGGATGTCGTGGCCGGCGGCTAA
- a CDS encoding protein-L-isoaspartate O-methyltransferase, translated as MSADFSARRVKMVDGQLRTTDVTNAAVLDAFLTVPREAFLSDSQSDLAYIDEDIRLAGVAGEPRYMMEPSPLGKLLQLAGISVDDSVLDVGCGTGYSAAILSRIAKSVVALESDSTLAETARTALSSLGYDNVVVVDGALRDGHAAKAPYNVILVGGSVEEVPQALLDQLAEGGRLVAVEGHGNAGVARLFLKTTGIAAGRRAFNAAIKPLPGFERVRVFEF; from the coding sequence ATGAGCGCTGATTTTTCCGCACGCCGCGTGAAGATGGTCGATGGCCAGCTGCGAACGACCGATGTGACCAATGCCGCGGTCCTCGATGCTTTCCTCACGGTTCCGCGCGAAGCTTTCCTGTCAGACAGCCAAAGCGATCTTGCCTATATCGACGAGGATATCCGCCTTGCCGGCGTGGCTGGCGAGCCGCGTTACATGATGGAGCCTTCGCCGCTCGGCAAGCTGCTGCAGCTTGCGGGAATCAGTGTCGACGATAGCGTTCTCGATGTCGGGTGCGGTACGGGCTATTCGGCAGCGATTCTATCCCGGATCGCGAAATCCGTCGTTGCGCTGGAAAGCGATTCGACCCTGGCCGAAACCGCACGCACGGCCCTGTCGTCGCTGGGTTACGACAATGTCGTGGTGGTCGACGGCGCGTTGCGCGACGGTCACGCCGCGAAAGCACCCTACAATGTGATTCTGGTCGGCGGCAGCGTGGAAGAGGTGCCACAGGCGCTTCTCGACCAGCTCGCTGAAGGCGGTCGCCTGGTTGCCGTGGAAGGCCATGGCAATGCCGGTGTCGCTCGTCTGTTTTTGAAGACTACTGGAATAGCGGCAGGGCGGCGTGCATTTAATGCGGCAATAAAGCCACTACCTGGATTCGAACGTGTGCGTGTTTTCGAATTCTGA